One window of the Cydia fagiglandana chromosome 22, ilCydFagi1.1, whole genome shotgun sequence genome contains the following:
- the LOC134675629 gene encoding facilitated trehalose transporter Tret1-like, with amino-acid sequence MNIIKIIVLLMKILKTNILEGIKNNEIRGSQHLYKQVLATLASSLLCLSAGLTNGISAVLLPNLVHDPSLSWGSGFGSWIAAIAPISSILGCVCVGTLLDCFGRRTVHIILAFPFMAGWLAMAFAKDFPTMMVGRFLTGFSYGAVRPTTIIYLGEISDPKYRGIILLCPSLALNLGVLLSHVIGSFIYWRTSLLICIAPSAMLFAMLFFIKESPYWLIAQGRVEEGVECFRWFRGNGATAESELQNVVEKQKGKTSRFSVKELFDTLRSSAFIRPTITVVFIFLTVQMCGINAFPFYAYDLLKTMFDESHIATVFLIMAVDLIRVTASIVICLFGKKMRRKLTFVAVAHGTTAVLLGLVVCGVYKNLFILPLILLVLYTSLASVMASLGWTFIAELYPTKVRGIGSGLSGVICFGLLSICVKFTPGLLTSGQPVMYGTFACVTGVSAVVLTFILPETNGRRLQDIEDSYNKKDKDIIVTPL; translated from the exons TTCTCAACACTTATATAAACAG GTGCTGGCAACCCTCGCGTCAAGCCTTCTCTGCCTGTCTGCCGGCCTGACCAATGGCATCAGCGCTGTGCTGCTGCCGAACCTGGTACATGATCCCTCTCTCTCCTGGGGGTCAGGCTTTGGATCTTGGATAG CGGCCATAGCTCCAATTTCGTCGATCCTGGGCTGTGTGTGCGTCGGTACGCTGCTGGATTGCTTCGGAAGGAGGACTGTCCATATTATCCTGGCCTTCCCTTTTATGGCAGGCTGGCTGGCCATGGCATTTGCTAAGGACTTCCCTACAATGATGGTTGGGAG GTTTCTCACAGGCTTCAGCTACGGCGCCGTCCGCCCCACCACCATCATCTATCTGGGAGAAATAAGTGACCCAAAATACAGAGGCATCATACTCCTATGTCCATCTCTAGCTTTAAATCTAGGAGTACTCCTAAGTCATGTCATAGGTTCATTCATTTACTGGAGGACGTCGCTTTTGATATGTATCGCGCCCAGTGCAATGTTGTTTGCGATGCTCTTCTTTATAAAAGAGAGTCCTTACTGGCTGATAGCTCAAGGAAGGGTGGAGGAAGGTGTCGAATGTTTTAGGTGGTTTAGAGGAAATGGGGCAACAGCAGAAAGCGAACTGCAAAATGTGGTTGAAAAACAAAAAGGAAAGACGTCTAGATTCAGTGTAAAAGAACTGTTTGATACATTACGTAGTAGCGCATTTATAAGGCCAACTATAACCGTTGTCTTCATCTTCTTAACAGTCCAAATGTGCGGTATCAACGCATTCCCGTTTTACGCTTACGATTTATTAAAAACTATGTTTGACGAAAGCCATATAGCCACAGTCTTTCTTATAATGGCAGTAGATTTGATAAGAGTGACGGCAAGTATAGTTATTTGCTTGTTCGGTAAGAAAATGCGTCGGAAATTAACTTTTGTAGCCGTTGCTCACGGGACAACTGCGGTTCTGTTAGGTTTGGTAGTTTGCGGGGTttataaaaacttatttatactGCCTTTAATACTTCTGGTGCTATATACTTCTTTAGCTAGCGTTATGGCCAGTTTAGGATGGACTTTTATAGCAGAACTGTATCCAACTAAGGTGAGAGGTATAGGCTCTGGTTTGAGTGGTGTTATATGCTTTGGTTTACTGTCTATATGTGTTAAATTTACCCCAGGGTTGCTAACGTCAGGACAACCAGTGATGTACGGCACTTTTGCTTGTGTGACGGGTGTGAGTGCTGTTGTTTTAACGTTTATACTGCCTGAGACGAACGGAAGGAGGCTGCAGGATATAGAAGACAGTTATAATAAGAAAGATAAGGATATCATAGTTACTCCTTTGTAA
- the LOC134675619 gene encoding protein lethal(2)essential for life-like, whose product MSLCPYFDYSAPQWPRRLLDQNFGLALTPEDLLAAATSPIVSRLKPWWPQDGSTIKVDKDKWQVNVDVQHFSPDEITVKTSNGYIVVEGKHEEKKDEHGFISRQFSRRFKLPEGSNPDAVQSRLSSDGVLTVVAPLKAEEAKGERSVPITHTGPVRSVSVAEEGPKEA is encoded by the coding sequence ATGTCTCTCTGCCCATACTTCGACTACTCGGCGCCGCAATGGCCTCGCCGGCTTCTCGACCAGAACTTCGGCCTCGCTTTGACACCTGAAGACCTATTAGCCGCAGCGACCAGCCCGATCGTTTCCCGCCTCAAACCCTGGTGGCCACAGGACGGTTCCACCATCAAAGTCGACAAGGACAAATGGCAGGTCAACGTGGACGTCCAGCACTTTTCTCCAGACGAAATCACAGTGAAAACCTCCAACGGATACATAGTTGTTGAAGGGAAACATGAGGAAAAGAAGGATGAGCATGGTTTTATATCCAGACAGTTCTCGAGAAGGTTCAAGCTACCAGAAGGCTCTAATCCTGATGCTGTACAGTCCAGGTTGTCGTCGGATGGTGTGTTGACAGTGGTTGCTCCTTTGAAGGCTGAAGAGGCGAAAGGAGAACGATCTGTTCCTATCACGCACACAGGGCCTGTTAGGAGTGTGAGTGTCGCCGAGGAGGGGCCTAAGGAAGCTTAG
- the LOC134675450 gene encoding alpha-crystallin B chain-like: protein MFLRPLCARILPAVSFQQIRNLRPTVKIGKDKFEITLNVHQFTKEEIRVKARPEYVCIEGKQERETKRGYVLRQFTRKFKLPKGCNPQQIRTELSPDGTLTITAPREYCEINLPCEMSVPISLTDKVPEQSIVETKKPEKVSTVDYCKKVIEECKKMK, encoded by the coding sequence ATGTTTTTACGGCCATTATGCGCCCGCATACTACCGGCCGTGTCCTTCCAGCAAATCAGAAATCTTCGGCCAACCGTCAAAATCGGCAAAGATAAATTCGAAATAACTCTAAACGTACACCAATTCACCAAAGAAGAGATCAGAGTCAAAGCGAGGCCAGAATACGTCTGCATCGAAGGCAAACAGGAACGGGAAACGAAGAGAGGTTATGTCCTAAGGCAGTTTACGAGAAAATTCAAGCTTCCGAAAGGATGTAACCCTCAGCAAATAAGGACGGAATTGTCCCCTGATGGTACCTTAACTATTACGGCACCTAGAGAGTATTGTGAAATAAATTTGCCTTGTGAGATGTCTGTGCCTATATCTCTTACTGACAAAGTGCCGGAGCAGTCGATAGTTGAAACGAAGAAACCTGAGAAAGTGTCAACTGTCGATTATTGTAAGAAAGTTATTGAAGAGTGTAAAAAGATGAAATGA